A region from the Nocardioides exalbidus genome encodes:
- a CDS encoding MFS transporter, whose protein sequence is MTESALAERSEIGTARRWGMLGASTAAQAAAAVMTNGAVFLIPALHEQRGMSIAEAGVVTATPMIGVMLTLVAWGWFTDRRGERIALVAGLGLAAVAGLLAVLAEDGVLLAIALGLGGAAAASTNAASGRVVVGWFPPHRRGLAMGIRQMAQPMGVGIAAIAVPVVADGHGIRAALWVPTIACALATVVVALVVVDPPRTAPKEGTAPNPYRQDRYLARIHGVSVLLVVPQFVVWTFALVWLIQDRGWSPAAAGSLVAGTQVLAAFGRIAAGQLSDHVRSRMRPLRWVAIAAGLAMALLGLAAGLDLAVAVPLVVVATVITVADNGLAFTAVAERAGPFWSGRALGVQNTAQFLAAALVPPIGGLAIGSAGYAGTFALAALFPLLAVALVPVSDERPLE, encoded by the coding sequence GTGACGGAGAGCGCGCTGGCCGAGCGGAGCGAGATCGGCACGGCCCGCCGGTGGGGGATGCTCGGCGCGAGCACGGCGGCCCAGGCCGCGGCCGCGGTGATGACCAACGGTGCGGTCTTCCTGATCCCGGCGCTGCACGAGCAGCGCGGGATGAGCATCGCCGAGGCGGGCGTCGTCACCGCGACCCCGATGATCGGCGTGATGCTGACGCTGGTCGCGTGGGGCTGGTTCACCGACCGCCGTGGCGAGCGGATCGCGCTGGTGGCCGGCCTCGGCCTCGCGGCCGTCGCCGGCCTGCTCGCCGTGCTGGCCGAGGACGGTGTGCTGCTCGCGATCGCACTCGGCCTCGGCGGAGCCGCCGCGGCGAGCACCAACGCCGCGTCGGGCCGCGTCGTGGTCGGCTGGTTCCCACCGCACCGCCGCGGGCTGGCCATGGGGATCCGGCAGATGGCACAGCCGATGGGCGTCGGGATCGCCGCCATCGCCGTCCCGGTCGTCGCCGACGGCCACGGCATCCGCGCAGCCCTCTGGGTGCCGACGATCGCGTGCGCGCTCGCCACGGTCGTCGTGGCGCTCGTCGTGGTCGACCCGCCGCGGACCGCGCCGAAGGAGGGCACGGCGCCCAACCCCTACCGCCAGGACCGCTACCTCGCGCGCATCCACGGCGTCTCGGTGCTCCTGGTCGTGCCGCAGTTCGTCGTGTGGACCTTCGCGCTCGTCTGGCTGATCCAGGACCGCGGCTGGTCGCCCGCGGCCGCCGGCTCGCTCGTCGCCGGCACCCAGGTGCTGGCTGCGTTCGGCCGGATCGCCGCCGGCCAGCTCTCCGACCACGTCCGGTCGCGGATGCGTCCGCTCCGCTGGGTCGCGATCGCGGCGGGCCTGGCGATGGCGCTGCTTGGCCTCGCGGCCGGCCTCGACCTCGCGGTCGCCGTACCCCTCGTGGTCGTCGCCACGGTGATCACCGTCGCCGACAACGGGCTCGCCTTCACCGCCGTCGCCGAGCGCGCCGGCCCGTTCTGGTCGGGCCGCGCGCTGGGCGTGCAGAACACCGCGCAGTTCCTCGCCGCCGCCCTCGTGCCGCCCATCGGCGGCCTGGCGATCGGGAGTGCCGGGTACGCCGGCACGTTCGCGCTCGCGGCCCTCTTCCCGCTGCTGGCGGTGGCCCTGGTGCCGGTCTCGGACGAGCGCCCGCTCGAGTAG
- the cobN gene encoding cobaltochelatase subunit CobN yields the protein MRIALLSTSDTDLLSARASGADYVLANPARPGHQSMAEVIEGCDLVIGRLLGSPQDLCSGFTRVAATGMPVVVLGGEQAPSAELMELSSVPMGVAAEAHRYLAEGGPENLTQLHAFLSDTVLLTGEGFEPPAVLPQWGYAARPQAETAAEGKARVGVLYYRAHEASGNTAFAHALADAVDATGHAVGVPIFAGSLRSAPDELYDAFGTLDALIVTVLAAGGRTPAGASAGGDDESWDVARMSALDIPIIQGLCLTSSRAEWEESDDGVSPLDSATQIAIPEFDGRIITAPFSFKEVDSDGLPHYVADPERCARVAGIAVKQARLRSIPNAEKRLALVLSAYPTKHARIGNAVGLDTPVSAIRMLERLRAEGYDLGTDNAVTDILGRDATDTEKGDALIHSLIEAGGQDEEWLTHAQLTDAHVRITPQQYADWTADLPEDLKADMVGAWGEGTGSLFTNDAGELVLATVQAGNVVLIIQPPRGFGENPIAIYHDPDLAPTHHYMGAYRWLGSAVSEGGFGADAVVHLGKHGSLEWLPGKNAALSASCGTDAALGNLPMVYPFLVNDPGEGAQAKRRAHATIVDHLVPPMARAESYGDIARLEQLLDEHANIAAMDPAKLPAIRGEIWQLMHAAEMHRDLGLDEQPDDESFDDFIMHVDGWLCEIKDAQIRDGLHILGDAPAGEARVNLVLAIMRASQVFGGQAQAVPGLRAALGLKENAEATSAVDAIEAKARALVQAMDDADWDVAAAATLHDDPEVQRVLEFAATQVVPRLARTTDELDAVVHALDGGFIAAGPSGSPLRGLVNVLPTGRNFYTVDPRAVPSRLAWQTGMAMAESLVAKYVDETGGYPESVGLSVWGTSAMRTSGDDIAEVLALMGVRPEWDPASRRVNDLTVIPLDELGRPRIDVTVRISGFFRDAFPHVVAMLDDAVQLVASLDEPDDQNYVRAHTRADLAEHGDERRSTTRIFGSKPGSYGAGILQVVESGNWRSDQDLAEVYTAWGGFAYGRDLDGAPAADDMRTNYKRIKVAAKNVDTREHDIADSDDYFQYHGGMVATVRALTGSDPKAYVGDSTTPDAVRTRTLQEETNRVFRARVINPRWIGAMQRHGYKGAFELAATVDYLFGFDATAGVVHDWMYESLAKEYVLDETNQQFLRTSNPWALRGIVERLHEAADRGLWAEPDADVMAALQQVYLDVEGELEDR from the coding sequence GTGCGCATCGCACTCCTGTCCACGTCCGACACCGACCTGCTGAGCGCGCGGGCGTCCGGCGCCGACTACGTCCTCGCCAACCCGGCGCGGCCCGGCCACCAGTCGATGGCCGAGGTGATCGAGGGCTGCGACCTCGTCATCGGCCGGCTGCTCGGCTCGCCGCAGGACCTCTGCTCCGGCTTCACCCGCGTCGCCGCGACCGGCATGCCCGTCGTCGTCCTCGGTGGCGAGCAGGCACCGAGCGCCGAGCTGATGGAGCTCTCGTCGGTGCCGATGGGCGTCGCGGCCGAGGCCCACCGCTACCTCGCCGAGGGCGGCCCGGAGAACCTCACCCAGCTCCACGCCTTCCTCTCCGACACCGTCCTGCTCACCGGCGAGGGCTTCGAGCCGCCGGCGGTGCTGCCGCAGTGGGGCTACGCCGCCCGTCCGCAGGCGGAGACGGCTGCGGAGGGCAAGGCACGCGTCGGGGTGCTCTACTACCGCGCCCACGAGGCGAGCGGCAACACCGCCTTCGCCCACGCGCTCGCCGACGCGGTCGACGCGACCGGCCACGCGGTCGGCGTCCCGATCTTCGCCGGGTCGCTGCGCTCCGCGCCCGATGAGCTGTACGACGCCTTCGGCACGCTCGACGCGCTGATCGTCACCGTGCTCGCCGCCGGTGGCCGCACGCCGGCGGGGGCCAGCGCGGGCGGCGACGACGAGTCGTGGGACGTGGCGCGGATGTCGGCGCTCGACATCCCGATCATCCAGGGCCTCTGCCTCACGAGCAGCCGCGCGGAGTGGGAGGAGTCGGACGACGGCGTCAGCCCGCTCGACTCGGCCACCCAGATCGCGATCCCCGAGTTCGACGGCCGGATCATCACCGCGCCGTTCTCCTTCAAGGAGGTCGACTCCGACGGGCTCCCGCACTACGTCGCCGACCCCGAGCGCTGCGCGCGGGTGGCCGGCATCGCGGTCAAGCAGGCCCGCCTGCGCTCCATCCCGAACGCCGAGAAGCGGCTCGCGCTCGTGCTGTCGGCGTACCCCACCAAGCACGCGCGCATCGGCAACGCCGTCGGCCTCGACACCCCGGTCTCCGCGATCCGGATGCTCGAGCGGCTGCGCGCCGAGGGCTACGACCTCGGCACCGACAACGCCGTCACCGACATCCTCGGCCGCGACGCCACCGACACCGAGAAGGGCGACGCGCTGATCCACTCGCTCATCGAGGCGGGCGGGCAGGACGAGGAGTGGCTGACCCACGCGCAGCTGACCGACGCGCACGTGCGGATCACGCCGCAGCAGTACGCCGACTGGACCGCCGACCTGCCCGAGGACCTCAAGGCCGACATGGTCGGGGCCTGGGGCGAGGGCACCGGGTCGCTCTTCACCAACGACGCCGGCGAGCTCGTGCTCGCGACCGTCCAGGCGGGCAACGTGGTGCTCATCATCCAGCCGCCGCGCGGCTTCGGCGAGAACCCGATCGCGATCTACCACGACCCCGACCTGGCGCCGACCCACCACTACATGGGCGCCTACCGGTGGCTGGGCAGTGCTGTTTCCGAGGGGGGTTTCGGGGCCGACGCCGTCGTGCACCTCGGCAAGCACGGCTCGCTCGAGTGGCTGCCCGGCAAGAACGCCGCGCTGTCGGCCTCCTGCGGCACCGACGCGGCGCTCGGCAACCTGCCGATGGTCTACCCGTTCCTCGTCAACGACCCGGGCGAGGGCGCGCAGGCCAAGCGCCGCGCCCACGCCACGATCGTCGACCACCTCGTGCCGCCGATGGCCCGCGCGGAGTCCTACGGTGACATCGCCCGGCTCGAGCAGCTCCTCGACGAGCACGCCAACATCGCCGCGATGGACCCGGCCAAGCTGCCGGCGATCCGCGGCGAGATCTGGCAGCTCATGCACGCCGCCGAGATGCATCGCGACCTCGGCCTCGACGAGCAGCCGGACGACGAGTCGTTCGACGACTTCATCATGCACGTCGACGGTTGGCTCTGCGAGATCAAGGACGCGCAGATCCGCGACGGCCTGCACATCCTGGGCGACGCACCCGCGGGCGAGGCGCGGGTCAACCTCGTCCTCGCGATCATGCGGGCCTCGCAGGTCTTCGGCGGGCAGGCGCAGGCGGTGCCGGGGCTCCGGGCCGCGCTCGGGCTGAAGGAGAACGCCGAGGCCACCAGTGCCGTCGACGCGATCGAGGCGAAGGCCCGCGCGCTCGTGCAGGCGATGGACGACGCCGACTGGGACGTCGCCGCCGCGGCCACGCTCCACGACGACCCCGAGGTCCAGCGGGTGCTGGAGTTCGCCGCCACCCAGGTCGTGCCCCGCCTCGCCCGCACCACCGACGAGCTGGACGCGGTCGTGCACGCCCTCGACGGCGGCTTCATCGCCGCCGGCCCGTCCGGCTCGCCCCTGCGTGGGCTGGTCAACGTGCTCCCGACCGGCCGCAACTTCTACACCGTCGACCCGCGCGCGGTCCCGTCGCGCCTCGCCTGGCAGACCGGGATGGCGATGGCCGAGTCGCTGGTCGCGAAGTACGTCGACGAGACCGGCGGCTACCCCGAGTCGGTCGGCCTGTCCGTCTGGGGCACGAGCGCGATGCGGACCTCCGGCGACGACATCGCCGAGGTGCTCGCGCTGATGGGCGTCCGCCCCGAGTGGGACCCGGCCTCGCGCCGGGTCAACGACCTCACCGTCATCCCGCTCGACGAGCTCGGCCGTCCGCGCATCGACGTCACGGTGCGGATCTCCGGCTTCTTCCGCGACGCCTTCCCGCACGTGGTCGCGATGCTCGACGACGCCGTCCAGCTGGTCGCCTCGCTCGACGAGCCGGACGACCAGAACTACGTGCGCGCCCACACTCGCGCCGACCTCGCCGAGCACGGCGACGAGCGCCGCTCGACCACCCGGATCTTCGGCTCCAAGCCGGGGTCCTACGGGGCCGGCATCCTGCAGGTCGTCGAGTCGGGCAACTGGCGCAGCGACCAGGACCTCGCCGAGGTCTACACGGCCTGGGGCGGCTTCGCCTACGGCCGCGACCTCGACGGCGCACCCGCCGCCGACGACATGCGCACCAACTACAAGCGCATCAAGGTCGCCGCGAAGAACGTCGACACCCGCGAGCACGACATCGCCGACAGCGACGACTACTTCCAGTACCACGGCGGCATGGTCGCCACCGTGCGCGCGCTGACCGGCAGCGACCCCAAGGCGTACGTCGGTGACTCGACGACCCCGGACGCGGTGCGGACCCGGACGCTGCAGGAGGAGACGAACCGCGTCTTCCGGGCCCGCGTCATCAACCCGCGCTGGATCGGGGCGATGCAGCGCCACGGCTACAAGGGCGCCTTCGAGCTCGCCGCCACCGTCGACTACCTCTTCGGCTTCGACGCGACCGCGGGCGTGGTGCACGACTGGATGTACGAGTCGCTCGCCAAGGAGTACGTCCTCGACGAGACCAACCAGCAGTTCCTGCGCACGTCGAACCCGTGGGCGCTGCGCGGCATCGTCGAGCGGCTGCACGAGGCCGCCGACCGCGGCCTCTGGGCCGAGCCGGACGCCGACGTGATGGCTGCGCTCCAGCAGGTCTACCTCGACGTCGAGGGCGAGCTGGAGGACCGGTGA
- a CDS encoding precorrin-8X methylmutase translates to MSLTIQSEIPSEVQRPTKRYDYIDDGAAIYVDSFATIRRETGFDHLPADAERVAVRMVHGTGQIDLAHDLVIHDRLVVSARTALNLGAPIITDAHMVASGVTRARLPKDNEVLCALRDERVPALAKAMGTTRSAAALSLLEDRFDGAVIAIGNAPTALFHLLEMLLDGAPRPAAIVGCPVGFIGAAESKQALEEVALDIPFLTIRGRRGGSAMTASALNALAQEKE, encoded by the coding sequence ATGAGCCTGACCATCCAGAGCGAGATCCCGAGCGAGGTCCAGCGCCCGACCAAGCGCTACGACTACATCGACGACGGTGCCGCGATCTACGTCGACTCGTTCGCGACGATCCGTCGCGAGACCGGGTTCGACCACCTGCCGGCCGACGCCGAGCGCGTCGCCGTCCGGATGGTCCACGGCACCGGGCAGATCGACCTCGCCCACGACCTCGTCATCCACGACCGGCTCGTGGTCAGCGCCCGCACCGCGCTCAACCTCGGCGCCCCGATCATCACCGACGCCCACATGGTCGCCAGCGGCGTCACCCGCGCCCGCCTGCCGAAGGACAACGAGGTGCTCTGCGCGCTCCGCGACGAGCGGGTGCCCGCGCTCGCCAAGGCGATGGGTACGACGCGCTCCGCCGCCGCGCTGTCCCTGCTCGAGGACCGCTTCGACGGCGCGGTCATCGCGATCGGCAACGCCCCCACCGCCCTCTTCCACCTCCTCGAGATGCTCCTCGACGGGGCACCGCGCCCGGCCGCGATCGTCGGCTGCCCGGTCGGCTTCATCGGCGCCGCGGAGTCCAAGCAGGCGCTCGAGGAGGTCGCGCTCGACATCCCGTTCCTCACGATCCGCGGGCGTCGCGGCGGCTCGGCGATGACGGCCTCGGCCCTCAACGCGCTCGCCCAGGAGAAGGAATGA
- a CDS encoding 4a-hydroxytetrahydrobiopterin dehydratase → MDMIPSEQIAQAGLTDWRKLAQGLHARYLVGSFAEAVRLVSAISEAGESVGHHPRAVLGNGHVDLELVTADAIYRDDDGTEYVVEWPTQQDLDLARRIEAIASDLGLTADPAAVAELELGLDVDASGDVAPVWAALLTGDLASQGRRTPGDEVRDASVRVPNLWFDDLDEDAAPGQRFHVEVYVAAEARDGRVAAALAAGGTIVDDSQAPGLTVIADQEGNRGVICVA, encoded by the coding sequence ATGGACATGATCCCGAGTGAGCAGATCGCCCAGGCCGGGCTGACCGACTGGCGCAAGCTGGCCCAGGGGCTGCACGCCCGCTACCTCGTCGGGTCCTTCGCGGAAGCCGTACGCCTCGTCTCCGCGATCTCCGAGGCCGGTGAGTCGGTCGGGCACCACCCGCGCGCCGTGCTCGGGAACGGCCACGTCGACCTGGAGCTGGTCACCGCCGATGCGATCTACCGCGACGACGACGGCACGGAGTACGTCGTCGAGTGGCCGACGCAGCAGGACCTCGACCTCGCCCGCCGCATCGAGGCGATCGCCTCCGACCTCGGGCTCACCGCGGATCCCGCCGCCGTCGCCGAGCTCGAGCTCGGGCTCGACGTCGACGCGTCGGGGGACGTCGCGCCGGTCTGGGCCGCCCTGCTCACCGGCGACCTCGCCTCGCAGGGACGACGGACTCCGGGCGACGAGGTGCGCGACGCCTCGGTGCGCGTGCCGAACCTGTGGTTCGACGACCTCGACGAGGACGCGGCGCCCGGCCAGCGGTTCCACGTCGAGGTGTACGTCGCCGCGGAGGCGCGCGACGGTCGGGTGGCCGCCGCCCTCGCTGCCGGCGGCACCATCGTGGACGACTCGCAGGCCCCCGGGTTGACGGTGATCGCCGACCAGGAGGGGAACCGCGGGGTCATCTGCGTGGCGTGA
- the clpB gene encoding ATP-dependent chaperone ClpB, whose product MSTFGAEKFTTRSREVIEAAQLAATTGGNTHTEPIHLLVALLKQEDGTSRSLVQKAGVDAAPLLAQAEGVQQKLPRATGTTVQQPSASPSLTRVLASSLDLAGSMKDDYVATDHLLVALATVESPAQKVLTDAGLTADGLREAITAVRGNRRVTSESAEASYESLEKFSVDLTRQAEDGRLDPVIGRDAEIRRVIQVLSRRTKNNPVLIGEPGVGKTAVVEGLAQRVVAGDVPDSLKGRRVLSLDLAAMVAGAKYRGEFEERLKAVLEEIKDAGGQVITFIDELHTVVGAGAGGDSAMDAGNMLKPMLARGELHMIGATTLDEYRERIEKDPALERRFQQVFVGEPSVEDTIQILRGIQEKYEAHHGVRITDAALVAAATLSDRYITGRQLPDKAIDLIDEASSRLRMEHESSPEEIDVLRRQVERLKMEEFALDKESDDASVERLAVLRKEMADREEELRGLEARWEREKDQLQGEGELRRQLDALKIEAEKKLREGDLAGASEIQYGRIPELEEQIEQVEKAEQVDLEPLVGEEVGAEQIADVVEAWTGIPTGKMLQGETAKLLQMEDVIGERLIGQREAVTAVSDAVRRSRAGIADPNRPTGSFLFLGPTGTGKTELAKSLADFLFDDERAIVRIDMSEYSEKHSVSRLVGAPPGYVGYDEGGQLTEAVRRRPYSVVLLDEVEKAHPEVFDILLQVLDDGRLTDGQGRTVDFRNTLLILTSNLGSNFLVDPNLMPDTKKMSVMNVVRQHFKPEFLNRLDEVVMFEALSKDDLAHIVDLQLALLEKRLAVRRITISVTDAARAWLAETGYDPAYGARPLRRLIQSAIGDPLARQLIAGDVTDGGAVTVDVGDDGLVLR is encoded by the coding sequence TTGAGCACGTTCGGTGCCGAGAAGTTCACCACCCGCAGCCGAGAGGTCATCGAGGCTGCCCAGCTGGCCGCCACCACGGGCGGCAACACCCACACCGAGCCCATCCACCTGCTCGTCGCGCTGCTGAAGCAGGAGGACGGAACCAGTCGGAGCCTCGTGCAGAAGGCCGGCGTGGACGCCGCCCCGCTGCTCGCGCAGGCCGAGGGCGTCCAGCAGAAGCTGCCTCGTGCGACCGGTACGACGGTCCAGCAGCCGAGTGCGTCGCCGTCACTGACGCGCGTCCTCGCGAGCTCGCTCGACCTGGCCGGATCGATGAAGGACGACTACGTCGCCACCGACCACCTGCTCGTCGCCCTGGCGACCGTCGAGTCGCCCGCGCAGAAGGTGCTGACCGACGCCGGCCTCACCGCCGACGGCCTGCGCGAGGCGATCACCGCCGTCCGCGGCAACCGCCGGGTGACCAGCGAGAGCGCCGAGGCGTCCTACGAGTCGCTCGAGAAGTTCTCCGTCGACCTCACCCGGCAGGCCGAGGACGGCAGGCTCGACCCCGTCATCGGCCGCGACGCCGAGATCCGGCGCGTGATCCAGGTGCTGTCACGGCGCACCAAGAACAACCCCGTCCTCATCGGCGAGCCCGGCGTCGGCAAGACCGCCGTCGTCGAGGGGCTCGCCCAGCGCGTCGTCGCCGGCGACGTCCCCGACTCGCTCAAGGGCCGCCGGGTGCTGAGCCTCGACCTGGCCGCGATGGTGGCCGGTGCGAAGTACCGCGGCGAGTTCGAGGAGCGGCTCAAGGCCGTCCTCGAGGAGATCAAGGACGCCGGCGGTCAGGTCATCACCTTCATCGACGAGCTGCACACGGTCGTCGGTGCGGGCGCCGGCGGCGACTCCGCCATGGACGCCGGCAACATGCTCAAGCCGATGCTGGCGCGTGGTGAGCTGCACATGATCGGCGCGACGACGCTGGACGAGTATCGCGAGCGCATCGAGAAGGACCCCGCGCTCGAGCGCCGCTTCCAGCAGGTCTTCGTCGGCGAGCCCAGCGTCGAGGACACCATCCAGATCCTGCGCGGCATCCAGGAGAAGTACGAGGCGCACCACGGCGTCCGGATCACCGACGCCGCACTGGTCGCCGCCGCCACCCTGTCCGACCGCTACATCACCGGCCGCCAGCTCCCCGACAAGGCGATCGACCTCATCGACGAGGCCTCGTCGCGCCTGCGCATGGAGCACGAGTCGAGCCCCGAGGAGATCGACGTGCTCCGTCGGCAGGTCGAGCGCCTGAAGATGGAGGAGTTCGCGCTCGACAAGGAGTCCGACGACGCGTCCGTCGAGCGGCTGGCCGTGCTCCGCAAGGAGATGGCTGACCGCGAGGAGGAGCTGCGCGGGCTCGAGGCTCGCTGGGAGCGCGAGAAGGACCAGCTCCAGGGCGAGGGCGAGCTGCGCCGCCAGCTCGACGCCCTGAAGATCGAGGCCGAGAAGAAGCTGCGCGAGGGCGACCTCGCGGGTGCCTCGGAGATCCAGTACGGCCGGATCCCCGAGCTCGAGGAGCAGATCGAGCAGGTCGAGAAGGCCGAGCAGGTCGACCTCGAGCCGCTCGTCGGCGAGGAGGTCGGCGCCGAGCAGATCGCCGACGTCGTCGAGGCGTGGACCGGCATCCCCACCGGCAAGATGTTGCAGGGCGAGACGGCCAAGCTCCTCCAGATGGAGGACGTCATCGGCGAGCGCCTGATCGGCCAGCGCGAGGCGGTCACGGCCGTGTCCGACGCCGTACGACGCTCGCGCGCCGGCATCGCCGACCCCAATCGGCCGACCGGGTCGTTCCTCTTCCTCGGCCCGACCGGCACCGGCAAGACCGAGCTCGCGAAGTCGCTCGCGGACTTCCTCTTCGACGACGAGCGGGCGATCGTCCGGATCGACATGAGCGAGTACAGCGAGAAGCACTCGGTCTCGCGGCTCGTCGGCGCGCCTCCCGGCTACGTCGGCTACGACGAGGGCGGCCAGCTCACCGAGGCCGTGCGGCGGCGCCCCTACAGCGTCGTGCTGCTCGACGAGGTCGAGAAGGCGCACCCCGAGGTCTTCGACATCCTGCTGCAGGTGCTCGACGACGGCCGGCTCACCGACGGCCAGGGGCGCACGGTCGACTTCCGCAACACGTTGCTGATCCTCACCTCCAACCTCGGCTCGAACTTCCTGGTCGACCCGAACCTCATGCCCGACACCAAGAAGATGTCGGTGATGAACGTGGTGCGGCAGCACTTCAAACCGGAGTTCCTCAACCGGCTCGACGAGGTCGTGATGTTCGAGGCGCTGAGCAAGGACGACCTCGCGCACATCGTCGACCTGCAGCTCGCGCTGCTCGAGAAGCGGCTCGCGGTCCGGCGGATCACCATCTCGGTGACCGACGCCGCGCGCGCGTGGCTGGCCGAGACCGGCTACGACCCGGCGTACGGCGCCCGGCCCCTGCGCCGGCTCATCCAGTCGGCCATCGGCGACCCGCTCGCCCGGCAGCTGATCGCCGGTGACGTCACCGACGGGGGCGCGGTCACGGTCGACGTCGGTGACGACGGGCTCGTGCTCCGCTAG
- the cobF gene encoding precorrin-6A synthase (deacetylating) produces MTSRVRIVGIGCHPEQLTLEARSAIESCDYVIAADKGSDDPLLALRRSICSSLGVELVAVADPPRDRSSGLDEAGYDGAVLDWHDARAAAYSSVISARPGTVGFLVWGDPAFYDSTIRVVDRLGLEYDVLPGVSAISLLAARHRLVLHEVGRPVLVTTGRRLAAEVEAGHDNLVVMLDGRLQAAELAGDWDIWWGANLGSPHEELVAGRLADVLDDLTDARTRARQSDGWVMDTYLLRRAQRTTPPGLRG; encoded by the coding sequence GTGACGTCGCGTGTCCGCATCGTCGGGATCGGCTGCCACCCCGAGCAGCTGACGCTCGAGGCGCGGTCCGCGATCGAGTCGTGCGACTACGTGATCGCCGCCGACAAGGGCTCGGACGACCCGCTCCTCGCACTGCGTCGGTCGATCTGCTCCTCGCTCGGCGTCGAGCTGGTGGCCGTCGCCGACCCGCCCCGTGATCGCTCCTCCGGTCTCGACGAGGCCGGCTACGACGGCGCGGTCCTCGACTGGCACGACGCGCGGGCGGCGGCGTACTCCTCCGTCATCTCCGCACGTCCCGGCACGGTCGGGTTCCTCGTGTGGGGCGACCCGGCGTTCTACGACTCGACGATCCGGGTGGTCGACCGGCTGGGACTGGAGTACGACGTCCTGCCGGGCGTCTCCGCGATCTCGCTCCTCGCCGCCCGCCACCGGCTCGTGCTCCACGAGGTCGGCCGGCCGGTGCTGGTGACGACCGGGCGCCGGCTCGCCGCCGAGGTCGAGGCCGGCCACGACAATCTCGTCGTGATGCTGGACGGTCGGCTGCAGGCCGCGGAGCTGGCGGGCGACTGGGACATCTGGTGGGGCGCCAACCTCGGCAGCCCCCACGAGGAGCTGGTCGCCGGCCGGCTGGCCGACGTCCTCGACGACCTCACTGACGCGAGGACCAGGGCCAGGCAGTCCGACGGCTGGGTGATGGACACCTACCTGCTCAGGCGGGCTCAGAGGACCACGCCACCGGGCCTGCGGGGCTGA